In the genome of Synchiropus splendidus isolate RoL2022-P1 chromosome 13, RoL_Sspl_1.0, whole genome shotgun sequence, the window GGCATGTTGAGCAACACCAGCTGGGAGTTCTTGGATTTCTTCACCACCACGTCATTTAGCTTCACTGCCGTGTGCATCCGTCGCACGTTCGACTGGTTGCTGGATTGGAAAAAGCAGATTCATTACGAACACTGAAGCATCAATACACTTCTGTGTCAAAGTCATCCAGAGTTCACTTACAGATTCTCCCACTCGCTGAAAATGAATAGAAGAAATAAGCAACATGAGAGAACACCAGTGGAAACACTTTCTCAAGCTGGTTCAGATGTTGGTCCAACTCACGGCCTCATGTTGAACATGTCTTTGACAGCcatgttttctctctgtttgttcctctcGTTCACCAGCTTGTCTTTGGTCCAGGTCATGTGGACTCCTTCTGGTGTTTCCCCAGAGGCCTTCTCGTTCGCGGAGTGGGACGCAGTGTTGCGGTCGTGGATGAGCTGAGCCTACAGCAAAGACAGCCCAGCGTTTTTATTGAAATGTTCATGACTTTAACACGCAGTGATCAGATAAGCAGCGGTGTCGTGAGCATCAGGTCTGCAGTGGGCGTGGAAACCTACTGTGAGGATGGTGTTGCCCTATTGCGTGGAGAAAAGAAAGGGATGTTGCTAGAGCTCAGAGATCTGGCCCACTCATTAGGTGAACCAAGCAGCTACTTATTCACGCATTCCAAAGATCAGGCATTCTTCGGAGAGGAAATGACAAGGTGAAGAAAAGGAATGATTTGGGGCTTCTAGTCATAAAGGATCAGTATTGCAAGATGATCCTGGAGGATATCTCCTTTAAATAAACGATAAAATATCATATGATAACAACCCAACATAAGAAGTTATAGTGGTGTATTTCAAGTGTGAGTGGGTTCTGGCTGGACCACACAATAATGCTAGATCTGGATGCCAGTGGGACGACAGCATCGCACCAAAGACGGGTGAAATTCTTGTTGCCTACTTGGCAACCCGTTTCCAGCTGGTGTTCATGGCCAAGAACCGTGATGTGACACAGGCCTGGAAACGCTAGATCAGGGGTGTTGAACCTACAACGTCCGTGTTGTGGGCTGAACAAAATTAATCATTTAACATGAAATTAATCATCATTGATTGTTTAAGAAAAAAGGTATCGAAAAGCGTCCATTTTAGTTGCAGACGGCTAATTTTAACACAAGGCCACTGACTCACACCACAAGAGACTGGCTTtcttcttgaagcacaaacatccaTCCCATCTTTCACCACATTCCTTATCGATTTTTAGGAATGTGATTCCAGACATTTATAATCTGCACCTTGCTGTTGCACACCTATCTTTGCATATCATGACATGAACATGCAAGATTTTAAAgcactgaaaaatattttttatctctTGTGGGTCCTGTGGCATATCATTACCTGGGGGatcagatttggcccctgggcctcagTTTGACACACAACATCGACATGATCAGCTGAAGAACCTCAACACAACTTCTACTGATGGCCAAAAATCTTCTCATGCCTAAAGAGAGTACCTGCTGTATATCAGATGCTTTGTGAAAAGCATAGAATCAAATGTTGGctttaaaaaaagcagcaaGTCTGTGATGCATGGCCAGAAATatgtcgccctctagtggccgtggAAGTCGACAAGCCAGGCAACGATTGGATGGAAGAAAGTTAATAAGAGAGGAGCGTGAGAAAATGGTGGCATGGGTGACGTGATCGCTGGATGGTTTGGTTGCCACAACTACCTCATGTGTCTGCTTCACGGTACATTTTTCAACACTGAAAGGCTTCTTCCTCTTTATGGAGCCACGTGACACATCTGAGAtgctctgaatctgagtcagtcagagggtgtgatgtcatcaacatagCACATGGTGGCGACAGAGAATCTGGTCAAAGTCTTCTGAGCTTTCCCCTTGAAACAGATTAGTGCTTCAACATGCTGGAGCTTACCTCCCTTTCCCGCTCTGTGCGCGACAGCTGCATCTGTTTGAGCATCTGTGTGCGCTGCTCCATCATGAGAGTCTTCTCATAGGTGAAGGCTGATATGTCGCTGTCATGCTGtggacacacacttgtgttttcaGAATCGAAGTTTGGGCCACTAGCGTCGGCGCAGTGGACAAGTCTCACCATCTCCACAACCTCCACCACAGCATCCAGACGCAGGTGGTACAGGAACATCTGCAGGTCCTTCTTCATCTGGATGGAGTTGTCGTCCATTTGGGCCACAGTAAAGATTCGCATGTTGCACTTCTTCCAAACCTGTGAAGTTTGACATTCTGGCTGTGAAAATCTCATTCATAGTTCCAGCCACAAGGTAAGGCATGGTTTACCTTGTGCTGACTCAGTAAGAAAGGCAGCAGCATGAGAAGTCCACCGTCATGAACGATCCACCAAACATCAATGGTTCCTTCCTCCAGTCGATCCTGGTTACCTGGGAAATGGTCAATATTCTTGGCAACCAACAATGCTTGGTTAGCTTCGGTTGTCTCCCTCACTGTCTCTGTGAACACAAGGAAAGGGTCACTAAAAAGTCagcagaggtcacatgactcacttcAGACTTTCAAACCTATGAAGTTCTGCCTGGCTGAGGAGTCCTGGGCTAGTTTCCACCCGGCAGGCCAGGCCATCAGGACAGCGTTGTGCTTCATTCCGCCCAAACCCGCTGACTGGATCAGCAGCGAGAAACCGTCTCTCAGGTTGGACGCCACCACCACATGACAAAAGCCCTTTGTTCGCTCTGCAGCCATGGCTGCTTTCAAGTTCTGTAGGACGTCAGGAAGTgagattataaaaaaaatattttgtatctgttctaaatataacttaaaggaagatttgaTCAAAACAAGAGTGGCCATTAATGCTTACGGTGttatgttttcagcatgtttttgaacctcttcagtgcctctgaggttatttttAAGAATGCTGTTCACAgtgttgggttgttgtagtaaacaaatgtttgtatgaggaaagcattatgggccactctggtgttgataaaacctttctttaagttacatttagatcAACATGTGAGTTTAACTTGCCATTAACTGAAATCATTTTTTGAATTTATTGACATTTATGAGCAAGACATTTAATACACTTCCAAATGCTATTAAGAAATGCCAACACTGTGGAAAAGTTAGTGCCACAGTCACTAACTATCAGCAGATCAGGGTGCTATTGGTGCTACCCACATTGAGGTTATGACTCATGGTATTACTCAACTTCAGCAACCATTGGTCTTCATGCATCACACATTTTCACAGTGAGTCACCGACACCAACATCAACCAATACATGATTAGAAAGAACGAATACTGGGTTTTCATTATGAAACTAAACTAAGAATATAGAATTTTTATAGAATTATAGAAACTAGAGAATTTTGTTTCCACATactgtttgctgtgtgtttacGTTGGAACACCTCAGGCATTTGCAGTCGGTTTCAAAACCCTTTTGAGGCAAACTTTTAGAGCAAAGCATTTTTCCTTAAGTGCACGAACACAAAATTTAGGTGCATCCAAATTTAGATCATAATCAGCTTCAATTCTCACTTCCACTCTCAAATGAATTCATATAAACAAGTACTAaatgtgaagaaatgtttttcttattGGCATGCTTTTTGGATTCATCGTAGGGGTCTGTCTGCTGCCCCTTGTGTATCTCATGTCTCCAACTATGGACCCATCTGGAAACATTTTCtgggtgtttttgaagaaataaTGCGAATAAATCATCATTTAGTGTCAaaattttcacaattctctctcttaaAATGGTTGCTTTACATTGGTCAGTGACTAAActttgatcatttatttaccaCCAGTTTCACTCTGAAGCCGCAATGACATATTCTGAAAAACAACATCTTTATTTACCAGCAGAAAGATTAAAATGccaaaaacattatgaccatcttCAAACCAACAGTATCAGTAAGGGATGAAGACTGTACTGATTTCCAACATCACTAAGTAGCCCCCATAGATCTAAAGCAAACAGAGTTGGACTTATATTCTGAAGTAGACTTGAGGCTGGTGAACGCACCTGCTCCCCGGTCTTGGCGTCATTTCCTCGTGTCATGTACGTTCCCTCCAACACTGACGAGACGATGGTCAGGCCTTTTCCTGCTTTAAGTTGTGTGGTAAAGGACAGTAGGCGAGGGTGTTTCACTGCCAGGTCGGAGTCCAGCTTGCACAAGACCAGCAGCTGAGGCCTGTAGGAAGACAAGGACCACTGTTTTCTGTGTTCACGCAGACTATATCTCACCAGCAGTGGTGAATACGTTGTGTTTCTGGCAACAAACCTCCAGTTTTTGGTGTGTGGCGGGGCTTCTTCCAGGCGTATTAGAGCATAGCGAGCTGCGTTCAAAGACAGACCTCGGATGCCGTCGCCCCACTCCTTCACTGCCCTGCGAGGACAGCGACAATAGCTGCTTTGCTCCAGGAAATTTCATAGTGAGGCCATGGAAAAATTTGTGACAAGGTTATTGGCTGAGAAAACTTAGCCAGCCTTTATCCTCCGGATCATGCCAACATTGAAATAACAGGAATGTTCTTGTGCGGAGAGGTGGTGCATCAAAGTTGTGACTTTTGCCAGCATATAAAACTCAAGTTTCCATACTTCTTAAAAGAGAGACAGACTTTCAATGCGCAGCTGTTTTTCCAGAAATGTGAcgacaaaaacatcatttgccaCCAGGTTCATTCAGATTAATGAATCTGCTGTTATCAAAGCACTAGCAAAAGTGCACTTTAATCTCAGGCGGCATCAGGAGATTTGCCCACGGTTGTTTGATACGGAAGGGTCAGGCCACCAACATCAGCCCACTGGGTATTTTTTGAGTACAGAGTCACTGAAGTCACTGGTGTTGTACGAAGAAGGGCCGGTTCCCACATAATTGGCACCAAACCATTATAATAATGATTTCCTCTAATGAAACTTATGGCATTTTGTCATCTGTTCTCAAGTCCTGGTCACGTGTAAGTAACTAAAAGCTGGTTCCTGGTTATAAAACAACTTCATCTGGAGCAGGAGGGGAGTGATGGACACTTCAAATAAGATTTAAAGTAGTGATCTATTATTACTACCAAAAGCTGCCAATGGAATGTTTGTGTTGACTGCAGTTTTTAATTTACAATTGACACTTTTAATCAGAGAAAAACTCACCCTCTGTACTCAATGTACTTGTAGATGCAGCCTGcaatcaccatggcaacaagggCGTAGTACCAAGAGGAAATAAACATGAGCGAGAGACACAAACTCATCCCTAGGAAAGAGAGGGTCCTGCAGGGAAGAGTTCAGGCAATGTTATGAAGAGGAAAGCTTTATAACCATTATGACAACAGAAACTTGCATTTGCAAATTTACGAAAACATTCACTCAATCAATCATTTTAGTACGCAGCATACACATGAATTGTCTTCTGTTTCTTACCAGTGATAGAACTTGAACCGAGGTCTCCAGTTGGGGGTACGCAGCAAAGTCTGCACAGCGCAGGCCAGGTTGACAAACAGATAGCACATGAGGAAAAACCTGAGGGTGAAACAGCACGTCTTAATCCACAAAACCCCGCGGTTTTCCATTACGTTTGAGCATTTACATGGACAGGATGGGGGCCACGTCGTCCAAAGAGGCGATCAGGATTCCAATTTCACAGATGCCGACAGTCAACAGCAGAGCCCAGGTAGGCTCGCCATTAGCCTTTCCATGACCGAACACCTGATGGTGAGAGCGTCGAAGCTGTTTCATGCAACTTTATTTCAATGTTgcaaaaaaatatcattttcaaaCAAGACCATaatagaaacaaagaaaaaagcttATGTATCCTTTCAACTTAtttgactgtattttttttccatttctaaaTTGCTTTTACATTCAATTATTACTTATTATACTGACTCAGTATTGACTGACTGAAGTAATCAACGTTCCCATTAAATTCAGAATCTGTCTTGTTTCTATAGATAGAACCATCAGCCCCCCTCTCAGGAGACTTTTCCCCCCAATGCAGATTGGCTCTTCAGTTGATCTGGGCAGCAAAGTTTATTGCAGTTATGGAAACTAACTAGGGTCAGTCATTCTACCATTTAGGGACATTGACTGTTGTTATGATCAGCCCAAAAATAAAGTCACCAAACCTACATTTGCTTTTATTCAGTGTGATCATGACACATAAATAATCAATTCAATTTCTAAGCGggctattgattttttttcactgtggaAATTAGATCTAAACCAGGACCTTCAAATGCCAGATTATATTTGAACTTGGAAAGCTTTTCTGAACCTATTAACCATTAACTGTCAAATTCGATTCTATAGCTTGTAAGCTTGGGTGTGGGCAAACTGTTCTACACAGTGGGTCCAGGTTTTTGCTCCAACCAATGAAGAGGACACCAATTCACTGGTGTTTTAGGAGTGTGATCAATTGTttatcagtctggtgctgcttgtttcagctgaaaccacATGGGTTAAACTATGTGCTTGACCACCCCggctttgaggaccggtttgcccaCCAGTGTCGTAGATACTGCCAACTGACCTGTAAAAAAGGGATGATGCCGTCCCTAGCGATGGCTTGCAGCAGCCTAGGAGCACCCGTCAGGCTCTGAAGTCCTGctccacaacaagagaagaatgaCCCTATCACTATGACCCAGGGTGAGGGCCAGGCCAGGATTCCTATCACTGGGTTCTTCTTCACAGAGTCACCGAACCTGAAAACAGGGCAACAATATAAGACGGAAATCTCTATTTCATAAGATCATATTGTATCCATGACTCTGGGTCTGCCCTGTGCTCAGTCTCAGATTACCAATAATGCCTGAACCATGAGATCCATATAACTGCAAAAGGATGACTTTTCAGTTTACCAAAGGAAATGACACACCTGTTTGTTTTACACTATTGCTGTCCTACAAGTGTAACTCAGGTTAGTGGTTCTTAAATGGAAATATAGAAATGTGTTGCCTCTCCTGGTGCCAGAACTAAGACGCTACAAAAACAGTTGCAGACATCACGTTATTTTGAAGAGCGCTTTTAATTTAATGAGTTTAGCTCTACGTTGTGGTGATGTACATACATCATCGTACACATCATTAAAATCAACAAATTTGGAATCAAAACTATCGCTTGAAACCTTTCGAGACAGATGACATTTTCCGTCaggacaaataaacaaataataatccaGTGGCAAATAACCAATCCAACGTAAGCTGGGTCGCTCTTTTAAAACACTAACCACTTAAATTAAgtccacaaaacaaaaatgatgaataataacTCATTCCACTGGTCGAGCAAGGccgacatttttaaaaatacagggGAACTTAAATTTACACAAAATTGCAGGAACTGAACCTGTTTAAAGTCACTGTTGAAAGACGGATTGCAGGCAAACACACTGTACTCCATTAAGTGTCCAGTGGACTGAGAGCCgagtaataaaataatttaaagcaaaaaatgttttatcaGGACATAttccaagaaaaacaaatttaatttctctaaatgacagaaaattgCTTGAATATTTAATAGACTTGAAGttttgtttaataaaataaataaatgcttttaCCTTAAAGAGCCGGTTTGTACTCGTGAAGTGGATAttgttttgcaaaacaaaactccTTTCACTCTGAATCACGCCATTTAAGCCTTTTTAATAGGACTGTGAAGAATCCCGGCACCAGACAGTCACCGTGCAGAATAGTACACAGTTTCTCTTTTGATCGCTCAAAATCGAATTACGTATTAATTACGGATGACGACTGCAGTAGACAAAATGTGCTTGTGAAAGAATAAATGAAGTGCAAAGTGGTTATCTAATCGGTGATTcttgagagagagagcgtgcTTGGTATAATTTCATAGTCAAATAGTCAAAAGGGTCATTGATCGCAGGCAAGTTGGCATCATTGCA includes:
- the LOC128769277 gene encoding solute carrier family 12 member 7-like isoform X1; this encodes MPTNFTVVPVEDAEDSGGHPGASGSSKPVSLGKIFEEDRQEEDLEGPDSGDDSQRESSPFIHTESDGEQYDRKNMALFEEEMDSNPMVSSLLNKLANYTNLTQGVIEHEKAESEDGTRRVTVTVPPMGTFIGVYLPCMQNILGVILFLRLTWIVGTAGILGSFAIVSMCCICTLLTAISMSAIATNGVVPAGGSYYMISRSLGPEFGGAVGLCFYLGTTFAGSLYILGTIEILLTYIIPTSTLFEAETKEGEAVAALNNIRVYGTCCLLLMALVVFVGVKYVNKLALVFLACVVLSIMATYAGVIKTLIEPPEFTVCLLGNRSLNNEHFETCAKTEEVQNITLTTELWRQFCDNTTCDEYFQQNNLTEIRAIPGLLSGVIKDNLWGDYGPAGSFIEKQNQLSVPVPVTDKDKNKPYVFNDITTYFTLLVGIYFPSVTGIMAGSNRSGDLRDAQRSIPIGTIMAILTTSFFYISCVVLFGACIEGVVLRDKFGDSVKKNPVIGILAWPSPWVIVIGSFFSCCGAGLQSLTGAPRLLQAIARDGIIPFLQVFGHGKANGEPTWALLLTVGICEIGILIASLDDVAPILSMFFLMCYLFVNLACAVQTLLRTPNWRPRFKFYHWTLSFLGMSLCLSLMFISSWYYALVAMVIAGCIYKYIEYRGAVKEWGDGIRGLSLNAARYALIRLEEAPPHTKNWRPQLLVLCKLDSDLAVKHPRLLSFTTQLKAGKGLTIVSSVLEGTYMTRGNDAKTGEQNLKAAMAAERTKGFCHVVVASNLRDGFSLLIQSAGLGGMKHNAVLMAWPAGWKLAQDSSARQNFIETVRETTEANQALLVAKNIDHFPGNQDRLEEGTIDVWWIVHDGGLLMLLPFLLSQHKVWKKCNMRIFTVAQMDDNSIQMKKDLQMFLYHLRLDAVVEVVEMHDSDISAFTYEKTLMMEQRTQMLKQMQLSRTEREREIQSISDVSRGSIKRKKPFSVEKCTVKQTHEAQLIHDRNTASHSANEKASGETPEGVHMTWTKDKLVNERNKQRENMAVKDMFNMRPEWENLNQSNVRRMHTAVKLNDVVVKKSKNSQLVLLNMPGPPKNKKGDENYMEFLEVLMDGLDRVLLVRGGGREVITIYS
- the LOC128769277 gene encoding solute carrier family 12 member 7-like isoform X3 — encoded protein: MLNTDLGDDSQRESSPFIHTESDGEQYDRKNMALFEEEMDSNPMVSSLLNKLANYTNLTQGVIEHEKAESEDGTRRVTVTVPPMGTFIGVYLPCMQNILGVILFLRLTWIVGTAGILGSFAIVSMCCICTLLTAISMSAIATNGVVPAGGSYYMISRSLGPEFGGAVGLCFYLGTTFAGSLYILGTIEILLTYIIPTSTLFEAETKEGEAVAALNNIRVYGTCCLLLMALVVFVGVKYVNKLALVFLACVVLSIMATYAGVIKTLIEPPEFTVCLLGNRSLNNEHFETCAKTEEVQNITLTTELWRQFCDNTTCDEYFQQNNLTEIRAIPGLLSGVIKDNLWGDYGPAGSFIEKQNQLSVPVPVTDKDKNKPYVFNDITTYFTLLVGIYFPSVTGIMAGSNRSGDLRDAQRSIPIGTIMAILTTSFFYISCVVLFGACIEGVVLRDKFGDSVKKNPVIGILAWPSPWVIVIGSFFSCCGAGLQSLTGAPRLLQAIARDGIIPFLQVFGHGKANGEPTWALLLTVGICEIGILIASLDDVAPILSMFFLMCYLFVNLACAVQTLLRTPNWRPRFKFYHWTLSFLGMSLCLSLMFISSWYYALVAMVIAGCIYKYIEYRGAVKEWGDGIRGLSLNAARYALIRLEEAPPHTKNWRPQLLVLCKLDSDLAVKHPRLLSFTTQLKAGKGLTIVSSVLEGTYMTRGNDAKTGEQNLKAAMAAERTKGFCHVVVASNLRDGFSLLIQSAGLGGMKHNAVLMAWPAGWKLAQDSSARQNFIETVRETTEANQALLVAKNIDHFPGNQDRLEEGTIDVWWIVHDGGLLMLLPFLLSQHKVWKKCNMRIFTVAQMDDNSIQMKKDLQMFLYHLRLDAVVEVVEMHDSDISAFTYEKTLMMEQRTQMLKQMQLSRTEREREIQSISDVSRGSIKRKKPFSVEKCTVKQTHEAQLIHDRNTASHSANEKASGETPEGVHMTWTKDKLVNERNKQRENMAVKDMFNMRPEWENLNQSNVRRMHTAVKLNDVVVKKSKNSQLVLLNMPGPPKNKKGDENYMEFLEVLMDGLDRVLLVRGGGREVITIYS
- the LOC128769277 gene encoding solute carrier family 12 member 7-like isoform X4 → MRCINGISNETLLTAISMSAIATNGVVPAGGSYYMISRSLGPEFGGAVGLCFYLGTTFAGSLYILGTIEILLTYIIPTSTLFEAETKEGEAVAALNNIRVYGTCCLLLMALVVFVGVKYVNKLALVFLACVVLSIMATYAGVIKTLIEPPEFTVCLLGNRSLNNEHFETCAKTEEVQNITLTTELWRQFCDNTTCDEYFQQNNLTEIRAIPGLLSGVIKDNLWGDYGPAGSFIEKQNQLSVPVPVTDKDKNKPYVFNDITTYFTLLVGIYFPSVTGIMAGSNRSGDLRDAQRSIPIGTIMAILTTSFFYISCVVLFGACIEGVVLRDKFGDSVKKNPVIGILAWPSPWVIVIGSFFSCCGAGLQSLTGAPRLLQAIARDGIIPFLQVFGHGKANGEPTWALLLTVGICEIGILIASLDDVAPILSMFFLMCYLFVNLACAVQTLLRTPNWRPRFKFYHWTLSFLGMSLCLSLMFISSWYYALVAMVIAGCIYKYIEYRGAVKEWGDGIRGLSLNAARYALIRLEEAPPHTKNWRPQLLVLCKLDSDLAVKHPRLLSFTTQLKAGKGLTIVSSVLEGTYMTRGNDAKTGEQNLKAAMAAERTKGFCHVVVASNLRDGFSLLIQSAGLGGMKHNAVLMAWPAGWKLAQDSSARQNFIETVRETTEANQALLVAKNIDHFPGNQDRLEEGTIDVWWIVHDGGLLMLLPFLLSQHKVWKKCNMRIFTVAQMDDNSIQMKKDLQMFLYHLRLDAVVEVVEMHDSDISAFTYEKTLMMEQRTQMLKQMQLSRTEREREIQSISDVSRGSIKRKKPFSVEKCTVKQTHEAQLIHDRNTASHSANEKASGETPEGVHMTWTKDKLVNERNKQRENMAVKDMFNMRPEWENLNQSNVRRMHTAVKLNDVVVKKSKNSQLVLLNMPGPPKNKKGDENYMEFLEVLMDGLDRVLLVRGGGREVITIYS
- the LOC128769277 gene encoding solute carrier family 12 member 7-like isoform X2 — encoded protein: MPTNFTVVPVEDAEDSGGHPGASGSSKPVSLGKIFEEDRQEEDLEGPDSGDDSQRESSPFIHTESDGEQYDRKNMALFEEEMDSNPMVSSLLNKLANYTNLTQGVIEHEKAESEDGTRRVTVTVPPMGTFIGVYLPCMQNILGVILFLRLTWIVGTAGILGSFAIVSMCCICTLLTAISMSAIATNGVVPAGGSYYMISRSLGPEFGGAVGLCFYLGTTFAGSLYILGTIEILLTYIIPTSTLFEAETKEGEAVAALNNIRVYGTCCLLLMALVVFVGVKYVNKLALVFLACVVLSIMATYAGVIKTLIEPPEFTVCLLGNRSLNNEHFETCAKTEEVQNITLTTELWRQFCDNTTCDEYFQQNNLTEIRAIPGLLSGVIKDNLWGDYGPAGSFIEKQNQLSVPVPVTDKDKNKPYVFNDITTYFTLLVGIYFPSVTGIMAGSNRSGDLRDAQRSIPIGTIMAILTTSFFYISCVVLFGACIEGVVLRDKFGDSVKKNPVIGILAWPSPWVIVIGSFFSCCGAGLQSLTGAPRLLQAIARDGIIPFLQVFGHGKANGEPTWALLLTVGICEIGILIASLDDVAPILSMFFLMCYLFVNLACAVQTLLRTPNWRPRFKFYHWTLSFLGMSLCLSLMFISSWYYALVAMVIAGCIYKYIEYRGAVKEWGDGIRGLSLNAARYALIRLEEAPPHTKNWRPQLLVLCKLDSDLAVKHPRLLSFTTQLKAGKGLTIVSSVLEGTYMTRGNDAKTGEQNLKAAMAAERTKGFCHVVVASNLRDGFSLLIQSAGLGGMKHNAVLMAWPAGWKLAQDSSARQNFIETVRETTEANQALLVAKNIDHFPGNQDRLEEGTIDVWWIVHDGGLLMLLPFLLSQHKVWKKCNMRIFTVAQMDDNSIQMKKDLQMFLYHLRLDAVVEVVEMHDSDISAFTYEKTLMMEQRTQMLKQMQLSRTEREREAQLIHDRNTASHSANEKASGETPEGVHMTWTKDKLVNERNKQRENMAVKDMFNMRPEWENLNQSNVRRMHTAVKLNDVVVKKSKNSQLVLLNMPGPPKNKKGDENYMEFLEVLMDGLDRVLLVRGGGREVITIYS